The Quercus robur chromosome 7, dhQueRobu3.1, whole genome shotgun sequence genome has a segment encoding these proteins:
- the LOC126690779 gene encoding uncharacterized protein LOC126690779, with protein MRKHESPSSKGLGNDAMNKALDQIFRSPFAHRIEGAKLPRNFNQPTFAIYNGRADPVEHVSQFNQRMAIHSQNEALMCKVFPSSLGPMAMRWFNSLEANSIGSYRQLTQAFCSRFITNSRVPRPLSSLLSLSMREGETLKTYSDRYWEMYNELDENHDNVAISTFKSGLPTEHGLRKSLTGKPVTNVHQLMDRIDKYKRVEEDQLQGKGNEKIVPPKGNDFRSERYNHN; from the coding sequence ATGCGAAAGcatgagagcccatccagcaagggtTTGGGAAATGACGCTATGAACAAGGCATTAGATCAGATCTTCAGATCACCTTTCGCACacagaatcgaaggggctaagttACCTCGAAACTTTAATCAACCAACGTTTGCCATCTACAATGGCCGagcagacccggtggagcacgtAAGCCAGTTTAACCAAAGAATGGCCATCCACTCCCAAAATGAGGCTCTGATGTGTAAAGTCTTCCCGTCGAGCTTGGGGccaatggcgatgagatggttcaacagcctAGAGGcaaattccataggctcctataggcagctcactcaggctttttGTTCTCGCTTTATTACGAATAGTAGGGTCCCTCGACCCTTAAGTTCGTTATTGTCTTTATCCATGCGCGAAGGAGAAACCCTAAAGACgtactcggatagatattgggagatgtataacgaGCTAGATGAGAACCACGATAACGTTGCTATCAGTacgttcaaaagcggtctccctaccgagcatggcttaagaaaaTCTCTCACTGGTAAACCCGTTACCAACGTTCATCAGCTAATGGAtaggattgacaagtacaaaagagtagaAGAAGATCAGCTACAAGGAAAGGGAAATGAGAAGATCGTTCCCCCCAAAGGGAATGATTTCAGGTCGGAACGATATAACCATAACTAG
- the LOC126691692 gene encoding exocyst complex component EXO70H1-like isoform X1, with amino-acid sequence MPRKGMRSICFNSKTSSFSMSGYSSPARNSISTGTPRRNFSESLIQQSIEAATVLINKWNPETSTYAKVTSLFHESKSEAMQFIRCVNDLQKSMHALVTENPTSEKLVHAQNLMQIAMKRLQKEFYQILSMNRAHLDPESVSARSSRASARSSISDFDDDGSVSHDDEVRNVGDSIDEVEEVSSIVMTDLRSIAECMISSGYAKECISIYKIIRKSIIDEGIYRLGVEKISFSQINKMDWEVLDRRIKDWLEAVKVSMTTLFNGERILCDHVFASSDSIRESCFTEISKEGATLLFGFPELVAKSKKSHPEKIFRVLDMYTAISTNWIEIDSIFSFESTVTVRAQALNSLNKLSDTVRSTLSEFESTMQKDSSKSKIHGGGGVHTLTLTTMKYLSLLADYSNILADIFADWPPPPRSSLPESYFESPSTDDSPAPAISMRMAWLILVLLCKLDGKVEHHKDVCLSNIFLANNLNHVVSKVQTSNLKYLLGQDWIAKHEEKVKLFAANYERLAWGPVIATLPENPTATITPAQAKEIFRKFNSSFDETCRKQSSFVVSDPKLRDEMKVSLARKIVPSYREFYDAHRSNVVGERNVGLIVRFAAEDVGNYLSDLFFGNNNNSGSTSTSVSSANSSSHERHSWSRGKGLFGSNG; translated from the coding sequence ATGCCTAGAAAAGGAATGAGGAGTATTTGCTTCAACTCCAAAACTTCATCTTTCTCTATGTCTGGATATTCTTCACCTGCAAGAAACTCAATTTCAACTGGTACTCCTCGACGCAACTTTTCGGAGTCATTGATCCAGCAGAGCATCGAAGCGGCCACGGTtttgataaacaagtggaaccCAGAAACCTCTACTTATGCCAAAGTCACATCTTTGTTCCACGAGAGCAAAAGTGAAGCCATGCAATTCATCAGGTGCGTGAACGATCTTCAGAAATCCATGCACGCCTTGGTCACCGAGAATCCAACCTCGGAGAAGCTCGTGCACGCACAGAACCTTATGCAGATAGCCATGAAGAGACTCCAGAAGGAGTTCTATCAAATCCTTTCCATGAATCGAGCTCACTTGGACCCCGAATCAGTCTCCGCTCGATCCTCACGCGCCTCCGCTCGATCAAGCATTTCTGATTTCGACGATGATGGCTCAGTCTCACACGATGATGAAGTGCGCAACGTAGGCGATTCAATCGATGAAGTCGAAGAAGTTTCTTCCATAGTTATGACTGACTTGAGATCCATAGCTGAGTGTATGATCTCTTCTGGTTACGCCAAAGAGTGTATCAgtatatacaaaattatcagAAAATCGATTATCGACGAAGGCATTTATCGACTTGGTGTTGAAAAAATTAGCTTCTCACAAATCAATAAGATGGACTGGGAAGTTCTCGATCGCAGAATCAAGGATTGGTTGGAAGCAGTGAAAGTTTCGATGACAACTCTTTTCAACGGAGAGAGAATCCTCTGCGACCATGTTTTCGCTTCCTCAGACTCGATCAGAGAATCTTGTTTCACTGAGATTTCCAAAGAAGGAGCTACTCTTCTCTTCGGATTCCCCGAACTCGTAGCTAAGAGCAAGAAATCTCATCCTGAGAAAATTTTCCGTGTGCTCGACATGTACACAGCGATTTCAACCAACTGGATCGAAATCGATTCCATCTTCTCATTCGAATCAACCGTCACCGTTCGAGCTCAAGCTCTCAACTCGCTGAACAAACTCAGCGACACGGTCCGCTCAACGCTATCGGAGTTCGAGTCAACAATGCAGAAGGACTCGTCGAAGTCGAAAATCCACGGTGGCGGCGGTGTTCACACTCTGACTCTCACCACCATGAAGTACCTCTCTCTCCTCGCCGATTACAGTAACATCCTCGCAGACATTTTCGCCGACTGGCCTCCGCCGCCGAGATCATCGTTACCGGAATCTTACTTCGAAAGTCCATCCACCGATGACTCTCCGGCACCGGCGATTTCCATGCGCATGGCTTGGTTAATCCTCGTACTCCTCTGCAAACTCGACGGCAAAGTTGAACATCACAAAGACGTTTGTCTCTCGAACATATTCTTAGCCAACAACCTTAACCACGTTgtctccaaagtccaaacctcGAACTTGAAGTACCTTCTCGGCCAGGATTGGATCGCAAAGCACGAAGAGAAAGTGAAACTATTCGCCGCGAATTACGAGAGATTAGCGTGGGGCCCAGTGATTGCAACGCTGCCGGAAAATCCAACGGCCACGATTACTCCAGCTCAGGCAAAGgaaattttcagaaaattcaaTTCGAGCTTCGACGAAACTTGTAGGAAACAGAGCTCGTTTGTCGTATCGGACCCGAAACTCCGAGACGAAATGAAAGTCTCATTAGCGAGAAAGATTGTCCCAAGTTATCGGGAATTCTACGACGCTCACAGGTCTAATGTTGTTGGAGAGCGAAATGTTGGGTTAATTGTCAGATTTGCCGCTGAGGATGTGGGGAATTACCTGTCGGACCTGTTCTTTGGGAACAACAATAACTCAGGGAGTACTAGTACTAGTGTTTCCTCTGCAAATTCCTCGTCTCATGAACGACATTCGTGGTCTAGAGGTAAAGGGCTGTTCGGTAGTAATGGTTAA